From a region of the Microbacterium sp. nov. GSS16 genome:
- a CDS encoding PHP domain-containing protein, which translates to MTTGPSARFRGPSDLHMHSNHSDGTEPPAEVMRQAHAHGIRTAALTDHDRTTGWREAGDAAVSLGMTFVPGMEFSAKHEWRSVHVLGYLFDPDDPDLVAETDRIRSDRVGRAERIVRSIGRDYDLGWDDVLAQTTPDATVGRPHIADALVARGIVRDRTEAFDGILHPREGYYEPHYAPDPLTAVRLITSAGGVAVIAHPVTAGRDRMMPLSYIERLIGEGLAGFEVDHRENTADGKRLLRDIAARHDLIVTGSSDYHGGGKPNRPGENTTADEMVARIVERATGTAPRTP; encoded by the coding sequence ATGACCACAGGCCCCTCCGCCCGCTTCCGGGGACCGAGCGACCTGCACATGCACTCCAACCACTCCGACGGCACCGAGCCGCCCGCCGAGGTGATGCGTCAGGCGCACGCCCACGGCATCCGCACCGCCGCCCTCACCGACCACGACCGCACGACCGGCTGGCGGGAGGCGGGTGATGCCGCCGTCTCGCTCGGCATGACGTTTGTGCCCGGCATGGAGTTCTCGGCCAAGCACGAGTGGCGCAGCGTCCACGTGCTCGGCTATCTCTTCGATCCCGATGACCCCGATCTCGTGGCCGAGACCGACCGCATTCGCAGCGACCGGGTCGGGCGGGCGGAGCGCATCGTGCGCAGCATCGGCCGCGACTACGACCTCGGCTGGGACGACGTGCTGGCGCAGACGACTCCGGATGCCACGGTGGGGCGTCCGCATATCGCCGATGCGCTCGTGGCCCGTGGCATCGTCCGCGATCGCACGGAGGCGTTCGACGGCATCCTGCATCCGCGCGAGGGCTACTACGAGCCGCACTACGCTCCGGACCCGCTGACGGCGGTGCGCCTGATCACCAGCGCCGGGGGAGTGGCGGTGATCGCGCATCCCGTGACCGCGGGGCGCGACCGCATGATGCCCCTGTCGTACATCGAGCGGCTGATCGGCGAGGGGCTCGCCGGCTTCGAGGTCGACCACAGGGAGAACACCGCAGACGGCAAGCGGCTGCTGCGCGACATCGCCGCCCGCCACGACCTCATCGTCACAGGATCCAGCGACTACCACGGCGGCGGGAAGCCCAATCGCCCCGGAGAGAACACCACGGCCGACGAGATGGTCGCGCGCATCGTCGAGCGGGCCACCGGCACCGCGCCACGCACACCCTGA
- a CDS encoding ferritin-like fold-containing protein, whose amino-acid sequence MVNWFWKRRPQRRTLKLRSRGEASGTTRVDFAELAPELNRFLGQAAYLQLGYFETLSRGIRGTQELARKEALSRAAGAALDKHRGIVQVISELGDDPTQVMLPFRENLDEFRRKTIGERQEETLLAVYLTAGMLDDFYLALAGSYGETGERVAAILREDDRGGEIVSIIQQTIESDDEWRSLLSMWGRRLVGDTLLVCRDALRPGRLVADDQRIEPVYTELMGAHARRMDAMGLAS is encoded by the coding sequence GTGGTCAACTGGTTCTGGAAGCGCAGGCCTCAGCGGCGCACTCTGAAGCTGCGCAGTCGCGGCGAGGCGAGTGGCACGACCCGTGTCGACTTCGCCGAGCTCGCCCCCGAGCTGAACCGCTTCCTCGGGCAGGCGGCCTACCTGCAGCTGGGGTACTTCGAGACGCTCAGCCGCGGCATCCGCGGAACCCAGGAACTGGCGCGCAAAGAGGCGCTGTCGCGCGCCGCCGGCGCCGCTCTCGACAAGCACCGCGGGATCGTTCAGGTGATCTCCGAGCTCGGCGACGACCCGACGCAGGTCATGCTGCCCTTCCGTGAGAATCTCGACGAGTTCCGCCGCAAGACCATCGGCGAGCGGCAGGAGGAGACCCTGCTCGCGGTGTATCTCACCGCCGGCATGCTCGACGACTTCTACCTCGCGCTGGCCGGCAGCTACGGCGAGACCGGCGAGCGCGTCGCGGCGATCCTGCGCGAGGACGACCGTGGCGGTGAGATCGTCTCGATCATCCAGCAGACGATCGAGAGCGACGATGAATGGCGATCGCTGCTGTCGATGTGGGGGCGCCGCCTCGTCGGCGACACCCTGCTGGTGTGCCGCGACGCGTTGCGTCCCGGCCGTCTCGTCGCAGACGATCAGCGGATCGAGCCGGTGTACACCGAGCTGATGGGTGCGCACGCCAGGCGGATGGATGCCATGGGGCTCGCCTCGTAG
- a CDS encoding DEAD/DEAH box helicase gives MTSFADLGIDQDIVDALAAKGIVDAFPIQEQTIPLGLPGQDIIGQAKTGTGKTFGFGIPVVQRLGQNPEHGVKALIVVPTRELAVQVYEDIDLLTSNRSTSVVAIYGGKAYEGQIDQLKAGAQIVVGTPGRLIDLANQRLLDLSNATEVVLDEADKMLDLGFLADIEKIFSKVPPVRHTQLFSATMPGPIVALARRFMSNPIHIRANDPDEGLTQANIKHIVYRAHSLDKDEIIARILQAEGRGKTVIFTRTKRAAQKLVDELGDRGFNVGGVHGDMGQEQRERSMAAFKAGKRDVLVATDVAARGIDVDDVTHVINHTIPDEEKTYLHRAGRTGRAAKTGIAVTFVDWEDLHKWALINRALEFGQPEPVETYSSSPHLFTDLDIPEGTKGRLVTAPKAEKPASERRQRQPQKAADAAAEGTDDGTTKRRRRRRRGSGGDKVGSTFAEGVEGAEQHASGSSSAAEREADGAGTHDGDATTEHRDGKPAPQRRRRRRRSGGAAPSGA, from the coding sequence GTGACTTCATTCGCTGATCTGGGAATCGATCAGGACATCGTCGACGCGCTCGCCGCGAAGGGGATCGTCGACGCCTTCCCCATCCAGGAGCAGACCATCCCCCTGGGCCTTCCCGGCCAGGACATCATCGGTCAGGCCAAGACCGGCACCGGCAAGACGTTCGGCTTCGGCATCCCCGTGGTGCAGCGCCTCGGACAGAACCCCGAGCACGGCGTCAAGGCGCTCATCGTGGTTCCGACCCGCGAGCTGGCGGTGCAGGTGTACGAGGACATCGACCTGCTCACGTCCAACCGCTCCACCAGCGTGGTCGCCATCTACGGCGGCAAGGCCTACGAGGGTCAGATCGACCAGCTGAAGGCCGGCGCGCAGATCGTGGTCGGCACCCCCGGCCGCCTCATCGACCTGGCCAACCAGCGCCTGCTCGACCTCTCGAACGCGACCGAGGTCGTGCTCGACGAGGCCGACAAGATGCTCGACCTCGGCTTCCTCGCCGACATCGAGAAGATCTTCTCGAAGGTGCCGCCGGTGCGCCACACCCAGCTGTTCTCGGCCACCATGCCCGGCCCGATCGTCGCGCTCGCGCGTCGGTTCATGTCGAACCCCATCCACATCCGCGCCAACGATCCCGACGAGGGGCTCACCCAGGCGAACATCAAGCACATCGTCTACCGGGCGCACTCGCTCGACAAGGACGAGATCATCGCCCGCATCCTGCAGGCCGAGGGCCGCGGCAAGACGGTCATCTTCACGCGCACCAAGCGCGCCGCGCAGAAGCTCGTCGACGAGCTCGGCGACCGCGGCTTCAACGTCGGCGGCGTGCACGGAGACATGGGCCAGGAGCAGCGCGAGCGCTCGATGGCCGCGTTCAAGGCCGGAAAGAGGGACGTGCTGGTCGCGACCGACGTCGCCGCGCGCGGCATCGACGTCGACGACGTCACGCACGTCATCAACCACACCATTCCCGACGAGGAGAAGACCTACCTGCACCGCGCCGGCCGCACCGGCCGCGCCGCCAAGACGGGCATCGCGGTCACGTTCGTCGACTGGGAGGACCTGCACAAGTGGGCCCTGATCAACCGTGCGCTCGAGTTCGGTCAGCCCGAACCCGTCGAGACGTACTCGTCGAGCCCGCACCTGTTCACCGACCTCGACATCCCCGAGGGCACCAAGGGACGTCTGGTCACGGCCCCGAAGGCCGAGAAGCCGGCATCCGAGCGTCGCCAGCGTCAGCCGCAGAAGGCGGCGGATGCCGCAGCCGAGGGCACCGATGACGGCACGACCAAGCGGCGCCGGCGCCGTCGTCGCGGTTCCGGCGGCGACAAGGTGGGGTCGACCTTCGCCGAGGGCGTCGAGGGCGCCGAGCAGCACGCATCCGGTTCGTCCTCCGCCGCAGAACGCGAAGCCGACGGCGCGGGCACGCACGACGGCGACGCCACCACCGAGCACCGTGACGGCAAGCCCGCCCCGCAGCGCCGGCGCCGTCGCCGCCGCAGCGGCGGAGCGGCTCCCAGCGGCGCCTGA
- a CDS encoding DUF3107 domain-containing protein codes for MEIRIGIINTGRELSFDTSSTADEVRAQVVSALEQNASHISLTDAKGSSYIVPTANLAYIELGTEESRRVGFFA; via the coding sequence GTGGAAATCCGCATCGGCATCATCAACACCGGTCGTGAGCTGAGCTTCGACACCTCCAGCACCGCTGACGAGGTGCGCGCGCAGGTGGTCTCGGCTCTCGAGCAGAACGCCAGCCACATCAGCCTCACGGATGCCAAGGGAAGCTCGTACATCGTGCCGACCGCGAACCTCGCCTACATCGAGCTGGGCACGGAGGAGTCGCGCCGCGTCGGCTTCTTCGCCTGA
- a CDS encoding ATP-dependent DNA helicase encodes MSGTLAGTATISAETIALALGLPVPTEAQQRVIEARPTPALVVAGAGSGKTETMSGRVVWLVANGRVRPDEVLGLTFTRKAAGELAERIGRRLEMIDHFARRGLLPHLPEIVADDALRRVHVAVAGPQRDAVRVQVLDELAEHYGTGWDPRTPRAAEDLLIRPRVSTYNAFADGIVREHAARIGRDPEAAMLSQSASWLIARAVVLRADIPDLEEIDRSLGGVIDAVQRLAAEVLDHRADLDAVERIAAEQAAAFEPYRTNRDVDTAALNLRSIPVLARLVRDYMAEKQRRGVLDFADQVGGAFDIVESAPDVRADLREQHRVVLLDEYQDTSVIQTRFLAALFRDSAVMAVGDPHQSIYGWRGASADNLYAFSRAFAHDHAATTYSLMTSWRNDTRILDVANRVLEPLARAGLDVPALEPRPAAGQGRVEVLFPHTVDDEAEQVAEWFASRRREHEQSDPDHAHTGAILFRSKRHMQTFAAALARQGIPHRILGLGGLLSTPEVVDVVSMLRVIHDPTAGSALIRLLVGPRFAIGVADMAALYDLATALAGRDADLSPLSDEVQQRLRASRGADEAVSIVDAVDFLRAAPDDYRLIAAISPEGRRRMRAAGEILERLRRSAGLPIPELIRLIELELRLDIELAANESRGPARVAATQLRAFADEVRAFLSADDRGTIGSLLAWLDKAESTDELMPRPEPPEPGVVQLLTIHGSKGLEWDAVAVVRLVDGELPGRPQDTAGWFGFGVVPFALRGDRDALPVFRWDPQAEMDAAGDVPAKRHKAALDALAAGVTKAYPNGGALRRFKNEYRDYQQQEERRLAYVAFTRARSDLLLSGAHWAGQVKPRQASPYLLDALDVLGLDPIEGVDPDDNPYDGPGMTRSWPMDPLGDRRPRVAAAEQEARAALARAERPEPTDQLKRLLAERAERLQGAAAEVPTRVPASRFKDWVTDYRGTLRDLGRPMPERPYTQTRIGTLFHAWVEHRSGLVGASSTVESALWELDDEGADAAPATHVGSDDKRALDELRAVFERSEWAPLQPIAVEIEIDFAFSGAQDAAEGGGHIVICKLDAVYRREDRGGRIEIVDWKTGRAPRTAAEREERMLQLALYRLAYHRRFGVPLEEIDVALFYVADDLVIRDDRIYSESDLVQRWSAARAAR; translated from the coding sequence ATGAGCGGCACCCTCGCCGGCACGGCCACGATCTCTGCCGAGACCATCGCCCTCGCGCTCGGCCTTCCCGTGCCCACCGAGGCTCAGCAGCGCGTGATCGAGGCGCGGCCGACGCCCGCGCTCGTCGTCGCGGGGGCGGGCAGCGGCAAGACCGAGACGATGTCCGGGCGCGTGGTCTGGCTCGTCGCGAACGGCAGAGTGCGCCCCGACGAGGTGCTGGGTCTGACCTTCACGCGTAAGGCGGCGGGGGAACTGGCCGAGCGCATCGGCCGGCGGCTCGAGATGATCGACCACTTCGCCCGACGCGGGCTTCTGCCGCACCTCCCCGAGATCGTCGCCGACGACGCGCTGCGGCGCGTGCACGTCGCCGTCGCCGGCCCGCAGCGCGACGCGGTGCGCGTGCAGGTGCTCGACGAGCTCGCCGAGCACTACGGCACGGGGTGGGACCCCCGCACGCCGCGCGCGGCGGAGGATCTCCTCATCCGCCCCCGAGTATCGACCTACAACGCCTTCGCCGACGGCATCGTGCGCGAGCACGCCGCGCGCATCGGACGCGATCCGGAGGCGGCCATGCTCAGCCAGTCGGCTTCCTGGCTCATCGCCCGTGCCGTCGTGCTGCGTGCCGACATCCCCGATCTCGAGGAGATCGACCGGTCTCTCGGCGGAGTCATCGACGCGGTGCAGAGGCTCGCCGCCGAAGTGCTCGATCACCGTGCCGACCTCGATGCGGTCGAGCGCATCGCAGCCGAGCAGGCGGCGGCGTTCGAGCCGTACCGCACGAATCGCGACGTCGACACTGCGGCGCTGAACCTGCGCAGCATTCCCGTGCTCGCCCGCCTCGTGCGCGACTACATGGCCGAGAAGCAGCGCCGCGGCGTGCTCGACTTCGCCGACCAGGTCGGCGGCGCCTTCGACATCGTCGAGAGCGCGCCCGACGTGCGCGCCGACCTGCGCGAGCAGCATCGGGTGGTGCTGCTCGACGAGTATCAGGACACCTCTGTCATCCAGACCCGGTTTCTCGCCGCGCTGTTCCGCGACAGCGCGGTGATGGCGGTCGGAGACCCGCACCAGTCGATCTACGGCTGGCGTGGTGCGAGCGCCGACAACCTCTATGCCTTCAGCCGCGCGTTCGCCCACGACCACGCCGCGACGACGTACAGCCTGATGACCAGCTGGCGCAACGACACGCGCATCCTCGATGTCGCCAACCGCGTGCTCGAGCCCCTCGCACGCGCGGGGCTCGACGTGCCGGCTCTCGAACCGCGCCCGGCCGCAGGGCAGGGCCGCGTCGAGGTGCTCTTCCCGCACACCGTCGACGATGAGGCCGAGCAGGTCGCCGAGTGGTTCGCATCGCGACGCCGCGAGCACGAGCAGTCGGATCCGGATCACGCTCACACCGGTGCGATCCTGTTCCGGTCGAAGCGACACATGCAGACCTTCGCCGCCGCGTTGGCGCGTCAGGGCATCCCGCACCGGATCCTCGGGCTCGGCGGGCTGCTGTCGACGCCGGAGGTGGTCGACGTCGTCTCGATGCTGCGGGTGATCCACGACCCGACGGCGGGTTCCGCTCTCATCCGTCTGCTCGTCGGGCCCCGCTTCGCGATCGGCGTCGCCGACATGGCGGCGCTCTACGATCTCGCGACCGCGCTCGCCGGGCGCGACGCCGATCTCTCGCCCCTCTCCGACGAGGTGCAGCAGCGGCTGCGTGCGTCGCGCGGCGCCGACGAGGCCGTGTCGATCGTCGACGCCGTCGACTTCCTGCGCGCCGCTCCCGACGACTACCGTCTGATCGCGGCGATCAGCCCGGAGGGCCGTCGACGGATGCGGGCGGCGGGGGAGATCCTCGAACGGCTCAGGCGCTCGGCCGGCCTGCCCATCCCCGAGCTGATCCGCCTGATCGAGCTCGAGCTGCGACTCGACATCGAGCTCGCGGCGAACGAATCGCGCGGACCCGCGCGGGTCGCCGCGACCCAGCTGCGCGCCTTCGCCGACGAGGTGCGCGCGTTCCTCAGCGCCGACGACCGCGGAACGATCGGAAGTCTGCTCGCGTGGCTCGATAAGGCCGAGAGCACCGATGAGCTCATGCCGCGGCCCGAACCTCCCGAGCCCGGCGTGGTGCAGCTGCTGACGATCCACGGGTCCAAGGGGCTCGAATGGGACGCTGTGGCCGTCGTCCGGCTCGTCGACGGAGAGCTGCCCGGGCGTCCGCAGGACACGGCCGGGTGGTTCGGATTCGGGGTGGTGCCGTTCGCGCTGCGCGGCGACCGCGACGCGCTGCCCGTGTTCCGCTGGGATCCGCAGGCCGAGATGGATGCCGCGGGCGACGTCCCCGCGAAGCGGCACAAGGCCGCCCTGGACGCGCTCGCCGCGGGCGTGACGAAGGCGTACCCGAACGGCGGCGCGCTGCGCCGGTTCAAGAACGAGTACCGCGACTACCAGCAGCAGGAGGAGCGCAGACTCGCCTACGTGGCGTTCACCCGCGCGCGCAGCGATCTGCTGCTCTCCGGGGCGCACTGGGCCGGTCAGGTGAAGCCGCGCCAGGCCAGCCCCTATCTGCTCGACGCGCTCGACGTGCTCGGTCTCGACCCGATCGAGGGCGTCGACCCCGACGACAACCCGTACGACGGTCCCGGGATGACGCGCTCGTGGCCGATGGACCCGCTGGGCGACCGCCGGCCGCGGGTCGCCGCCGCCGAGCAGGAGGCGCGCGCAGCCCTTGCCCGTGCAGAGCGGCCGGAGCCCACCGACCAGCTCAAACGGCTGCTCGCCGAGCGGGCCGAGCGGCTGCAGGGCGCCGCCGCCGAGGTGCCGACGCGCGTTCCCGCGTCGCGGTTCAAGGACTGGGTCACCGACTACCGCGGCACGCTGCGCGACCTCGGACGTCCGATGCCCGAGCGGCCCTACACGCAGACCCGCATCGGCACGCTGTTCCACGCGTGGGTCGAGCATCGCTCGGGTCTCGTGGGTGCGAGCTCCACCGTCGAGAGCGCGCTCTGGGAGCTCGATGACGAAGGTGCCGACGCGGCGCCTGCGACTCACGTCGGCAGTGACGACAAGCGCGCCCTCGACGAGCTGCGGGCGGTGTTCGAGCGCAGCGAATGGGCTCCGCTGCAGCCGATCGCAGTGGAGATCGAGATCGACTTCGCGTTCAGCGGAGCCCAGGACGCGGCCGAGGGTGGCGGACACATCGTGATCTGCAAGCTCGACGCCGTCTACCGCCGTGAGGACCGCGGCGGACGCATCGAGATCGTCGACTGGAAGACCGGCCGCGCACCGCGCACGGCCGCCGAGCGCGAGGAGCGGATGCTGCAGCTGGCGCTGTACCGGCTCGCGTACCACCGGCGGTTCGGCGTGCCGCTGGAGGAGATCGACGTGGCGCTGTTCTACGTCGCCGACGACCTGGTCATCCGCGACGACCGGATCTACTCAGAGTCGGACCTGGTCCAGCGCTGGAGCGCCGCGCGGGCGGCCCGCTGA
- a CDS encoding ATP-dependent helicase, which translates to MIPDAAQLAVVKGDATASGVIIGAPGTGKTTALIDRVVHLLATGMSADEVLVLTPSRQAATALRDRIGVLIDQATPGPLARSLGSFAFQLVRGAMVHAGHEPPALLTGADQDRILADLLAGDAEDGVRRWPDALSPAVRASKGFRSELRAFLAECTELGIRPGELAGSGREVWRAADDFLAEYRDVMGGMRVAHRDVPELLAEATAILRTAEPVALGPLARLRVVLIDDAQELTRGGVRLVRALRSRGVAVLAFGDPDISSGAFRGASPQLFAELARVLGDVHVLDTAHRQSPALTALTRTVTQAIGVAGRVDHRRPPDETDGAGVRTLIAPSPHEEVDRIAGVLRDWHLSDGIPWSRLAVIAHDTRQIVMLEAELAAREVPTRAAGVPRPLGSEAIVREIVEIVRLGLLPPQERASDVLAETLTSPFGGLDAVGLRRLRARLRHVELEQGGSTPARELLREAMQFPHLFDRVDAPEARIAQRFAETLRMLHDEGTAGRTIHELLWLVWDRARSIGGGSLQAAWRAAADQAGGAEISRSLDSLVALFDAAKRFVERSPQEKPALFIRDILDSEVPEDTLSTPDRPGLVTLLTPATALGAEFEAVVVAGVQDGIWPNVRLRGGMLETWRLDEAVSAARSGESETVPGVLDRRRAALHDELRLFVRAVSRARTRLVVTAVDDDDMSPSPFFSFLPSPPPAEEDEVRFAHPLTLRGLVARHRRTLTTSTDSAERAFAAGQLRILAEEGVPGAHVDDWYGVTETSSAAPLRDLQAAPVRVSPSRLEAFEECGLNWVVSSLGGDSVMPPSAGIGTIVHEVMEKVPDGDPEAMRAIIDEHWPELDFETAWIGRKERRRADLYVERLRSYLGEVSRDGGRVVGAEAPFRFSVDLETGAVLGAADTGAAGAGAAGAAVSAPAHVADTSAGPRQSTPLALVSGVIDRVEVYPAGAGEHDAARGQKWERMSGEGERVVVVDLKTGKYEPDTEANVREHAQLAAYQIAVQQGLIEGAPAESLSGARLVVVSKTVGKAQYRVAHQHTLGDEARTAFLQRVVAAGRGMAASSFTAQVEAHCADTQVRVSPCHIHTVPAVSA; encoded by the coding sequence ATGATCCCGGATGCCGCTCAGCTCGCCGTCGTGAAGGGGGATGCCACCGCATCCGGCGTCATCATCGGCGCCCCCGGCACGGGCAAGACGACCGCGCTGATCGACCGTGTCGTGCATCTGCTCGCGACGGGCATGTCCGCCGATGAGGTGCTCGTGCTCACCCCCAGCCGTCAGGCGGCCACGGCGCTGCGCGACCGGATCGGCGTGCTCATCGACCAGGCGACGCCCGGCCCGCTGGCGCGCTCGCTCGGGTCGTTCGCCTTCCAGCTCGTCCGCGGTGCCATGGTGCACGCCGGACACGAGCCGCCCGCGCTGCTCACCGGCGCCGATCAGGACCGCATCCTCGCCGACCTGCTCGCCGGCGACGCGGAAGACGGCGTGCGTCGCTGGCCCGACGCGCTGAGCCCGGCCGTGCGCGCCTCGAAGGGATTCCGCTCCGAGCTGCGCGCCTTCCTCGCCGAGTGCACCGAGCTGGGCATCCGGCCCGGTGAGCTCGCCGGCTCCGGGCGCGAGGTCTGGCGCGCCGCCGACGACTTCCTCGCCGAGTACCGCGACGTGATGGGCGGCATGCGCGTCGCTCACCGGGATGTGCCCGAGCTGCTCGCCGAGGCCACCGCCATTCTGCGCACCGCTGAGCCCGTGGCGCTCGGACCGCTGGCCCGGCTGCGCGTCGTGCTGATCGACGACGCGCAGGAGCTCACGCGCGGGGGAGTGCGACTGGTGAGGGCGCTGCGCTCGCGCGGCGTGGCGGTGCTCGCCTTCGGCGATCCCGACATCTCCTCGGGTGCCTTCCGCGGGGCCAGCCCGCAGCTGTTCGCCGAGCTCGCACGCGTGCTCGGCGACGTGCACGTGCTCGACACCGCGCACCGGCAGAGCCCGGCACTGACCGCGCTGACCCGCACCGTCACGCAGGCCATCGGCGTCGCCGGTCGGGTCGACCACCGCCGCCCGCCCGACGAGACCGACGGCGCGGGTGTGCGCACGCTGATCGCGCCGTCACCGCACGAGGAGGTCGACCGCATCGCGGGCGTACTGCGCGACTGGCATCTCAGCGACGGGATCCCGTGGAGCCGCCTCGCCGTCATCGCGCACGACACGCGCCAGATCGTCATGCTCGAGGCCGAGCTGGCCGCCCGCGAGGTGCCGACCAGAGCGGCAGGCGTGCCGCGTCCGCTGGGCAGCGAGGCGATCGTGCGCGAGATCGTCGAGATCGTACGGCTCGGACTGCTGCCGCCGCAGGAGCGGGCCTCGGACGTGCTCGCCGAGACGCTCACCTCGCCGTTCGGAGGCCTCGACGCCGTCGGCCTGCGCCGGCTGCGAGCGCGCCTGCGCCACGTCGAGCTCGAGCAGGGCGGGTCGACACCGGCGCGTGAGCTGCTCAGGGAGGCGATGCAGTTCCCGCATCTCTTCGACCGGGTCGACGCGCCGGAGGCGAGGATCGCGCAGCGATTCGCCGAGACGCTGCGGATGCTGCACGACGAGGGCACGGCGGGTCGCACGATCCACGAGCTGCTGTGGCTCGTGTGGGACCGTGCGCGCTCGATCGGCGGCGGCTCGCTGCAGGCCGCGTGGCGCGCGGCGGCGGATCAGGCGGGAGGCGCGGAGATCTCCCGCTCGCTCGACAGCCTGGTGGCGCTCTTCGACGCCGCGAAGCGGTTCGTCGAGCGCTCGCCGCAGGAGAAGCCGGCGCTGTTCATCCGCGACATCCTCGACAGCGAGGTGCCCGAAGACACCCTCTCCACCCCCGACCGGCCCGGCCTCGTGACCCTGCTGACACCGGCGACCGCGCTCGGCGCGGAATTCGAGGCGGTCGTGGTCGCCGGCGTGCAGGACGGCATCTGGCCGAACGTCCGCCTGCGCGGCGGAATGCTCGAGACCTGGCGGCTGGACGAGGCCGTCTCCGCCGCGCGATCCGGTGAGTCTGAGACCGTGCCCGGCGTGCTCGATCGCCGCAGAGCGGCGCTGCACGACGAGCTGCGGCTGTTCGTGCGTGCCGTCTCGCGTGCCCGCACTCGGCTCGTCGTGACGGCGGTGGACGACGACGACATGTCGCCGAGCCCCTTCTTCTCGTTCCTGCCGTCCCCGCCGCCCGCTGAGGAGGACGAGGTGCGCTTCGCGCACCCGCTGACGCTGCGCGGGCTCGTCGCGCGGCACCGGCGCACCCTGACGACCTCGACCGATTCGGCCGAGCGTGCCTTCGCGGCCGGACAGCTGCGGATCCTCGCCGAAGAGGGCGTGCCCGGCGCGCACGTCGACGACTGGTACGGGGTCACCGAGACCTCGAGCGCGGCGCCGCTGCGCGATCTGCAGGCGGCCCCCGTGCGGGTGTCGCCCTCGCGCCTGGAGGCCTTCGAGGAGTGCGGGCTGAACTGGGTGGTGTCATCGCTCGGCGGTGACAGCGTCATGCCTCCCTCGGCGGGGATCGGCACGATCGTGCACGAGGTGATGGAGAAGGTGCCCGACGGCGACCCTGAGGCGATGCGGGCCATCATCGACGAGCACTGGCCGGAGTTGGATTTCGAGACGGCGTGGATCGGTCGGAAGGAGCGCCGCCGCGCCGATCTGTACGTCGAGCGGCTGCGCTCGTATCTGGGCGAGGTGTCGAGGGACGGCGGTCGGGTGGTCGGCGCGGAGGCGCCGTTCCGGTTCTCGGTCGATCTGGAGACCGGCGCCGTACTCGGCGCCGCCGACACCGGCGCCGCCGGCGCCGGCGCCGCCGGCGCCGCGGTGAGCGCACCCGCCCACGTCGCGGACACGAGTGCGGGCCCCCGACAGTCGACGCCGCTGGCGCTGGTGAGCGGTGTCATCGACCGGGTCGAGGTGTACCCCGCCGGGGCGGGCGAGCACGACGCGGCCCGCGGGCAGAAGTGGGAGCGGATGAGCGGAGAGGGCGAGCGAGTCGTCGTGGTGGATCTGAAGACCGGGAAGTACGAGCCCGACACCGAGGCGAACGTGCGCGAGCACGCGCAGCTCGCCGCCTACCAGATCGCGGTGCAGCAGGGGCTGATCGAAGGAGCACCGGCGGAATCGCTCAGCGGCGCCCGGCTGGTGGTCGTCTCGAAGACTGTCGGCAAGGCGCAGTACCGCGTCGCGCATCAGCACACGCTCGGCGACGAGGCGCGCACCGCGTTCCTGCAGCGGGTCGTCGCCGCGGGCCGCGGAATGGCCGCCAGCAGCTTCACCGCACAGGTCGAGGCGCACTGCGCCGACACCCAGGTGCGGGTCTCGCCCTGCCACATCCACACCGTCCCGGCGGTGAGCGCATGA